A stretch of Candidatus Cloacimonadota bacterium DNA encodes these proteins:
- the recF gene encoding DNA replication and repair protein RecF (All proteins in this family for which functions are known are DNA-binding proteins that assist the filamentation of RecA onto DNA for the initiation of recombination or recombinational repair.) has protein sequence MILKQLSLANFRNYANASFSLRPEGNLVIAPNGWGKTNLLESIAYCGLGKSVRFHRDDELKRENTDFFSVRGEFADDAGLDLRVQISWQQGRKLLKINDNPVKQLSRIFENVKVIYAAPEDMNLVGGYPRFRRQYFDLAISQIYPPYITTLREYLHVVEQRNSLFKRPYTREEKLAWDTKFCALLLEVLEYRKRYLDLVNGAFAQHYPAVSEQVKDIRVAYLPHHHEDYPATAEHLLATLVALESREKRYQRSLAGAHIDDYEFRLDGHNLKSYGSQGQKRITVIILKLIQATLIQNLTGIRPILLFDDVFAELDKDHAHRVAEYVDYRYQIFIASPREDLCLQWPGLQRLELREDTA, from the coding sequence AAACCAATCTGCTGGAATCCATTGCCTATTGTGGCCTGGGCAAATCCGTGCGCTTTCACCGCGATGACGAACTGAAGCGGGAAAACACGGATTTCTTCAGCGTGCGCGGCGAGTTTGCGGATGACGCCGGTCTGGACCTTAGGGTGCAGATCAGCTGGCAGCAAGGCAGGAAACTGCTGAAGATAAACGACAATCCCGTGAAGCAGCTGAGCCGGATCTTCGAGAACGTGAAGGTGATCTACGCCGCCCCGGAAGACATGAACCTGGTGGGCGGATATCCCCGCTTCCGGCGCCAGTACTTCGATCTGGCCATTTCCCAGATCTACCCGCCCTACATCACCACCCTGCGCGAATACCTGCATGTGGTGGAACAGCGCAACAGCCTGTTCAAACGCCCCTACACCCGGGAGGAAAAGCTGGCCTGGGACACGAAGTTTTGCGCCCTGCTGCTGGAGGTGCTGGAATACCGCAAGCGCTATCTGGACCTGGTGAACGGGGCCTTCGCGCAGCACTACCCTGCCGTTTCCGAACAGGTGAAGGACATCCGCGTGGCCTATCTGCCCCACCATCACGAAGACTACCCCGCCACCGCGGAGCACCTGCTCGCGACCCTGGTGGCCCTGGAATCCCGGGAAAAGCGCTATCAGCGCAGCCTGGCCGGTGCCCACATCGACGATTACGAGTTCCGCCTGGACGGCCATAACCTTAAAAGCTACGGCTCCCAGGGCCAGAAACGCATCACAGTGATCATCCTCAAGCTGATCCAGGCCACCCTGATCCAGAACCTCACAGGCATCCGGCCCATCCTGCTCTTCGACGATGTTTTCGCCGAACTGGACAAGGACCACGCCCACCGCGTGGCGGAATACGTGGATTACCGCTACCAGATCTTCATCGCCAGCCCCAGGGAAGACCTCTGCCTTCAGTGGCCAGGCCTGCAACGTTTGGAACTTAGGGAGGATACCGCGTGA